A genomic window from Oceanobacillus timonensis includes:
- a CDS encoding O-acetylhomoserine aminocarboxypropyltransferase/cysteine synthase family protein, with translation MSNNRLQQDETILLHGGQVPDPATGARAVPIYQTTSYVFRDTEHAQNLFGLAEPGNIYTRMMNPTVDVLEQRIAQLEDGVGALGVSSGMAAITMTILNITRAGDEIITDSNLYGGTYNLFANTLPRYGIDVKFVDGTDPEAIEAAITDKTKAIFGEIITNPSLYIFDVETVADIAHHHGIPLIIDNTFAPYVAKPLTWGADIVVHSATKWIGGHGTTIGGIVVDSGRFDWNNEKFPDFIEPDESYNGLKYADLGPAAFITKLRVQLLRDIGPALSPQSAFLLLQGLETLHLRIKQHNENAEKLAAYLEKHPAVEWINYPGLESHPSHQLAKKYLKGGFGSVITFGIEGGRDAGRTLIDNVELWSHVANVGDAKSLIINPASTTHQQLTAEELKKSGTPEELVRLSVGLEAFDDIVADLDQAIDKATGKSLGNQQSAEEIAVQNLLQSPFDRSEGVRKKRIVTIGIADEDIVPLYKLGYEVIPAADTDEVTTDILTGADAIWLQEGKAVPEENAAYQGTILFTKSHPDVTSDIFILSNVHPPELALKLRSSGR, from the coding sequence ATGTCAAATAACCGCTTACAGCAGGACGAAACGATTTTATTACACGGAGGACAAGTTCCGGACCCTGCTACCGGAGCCCGTGCAGTCCCTATCTATCAAACGACTTCTTATGTATTCCGTGACACAGAACATGCACAAAACTTATTCGGATTAGCTGAACCAGGAAACATCTATACCCGCATGATGAATCCGACGGTAGATGTGCTGGAGCAGCGGATAGCGCAATTAGAAGACGGTGTCGGTGCTTTAGGCGTATCCTCGGGAATGGCTGCCATTACGATGACCATCTTAAATATTACACGCGCTGGAGACGAAATTATTACAGACAGCAATCTGTACGGCGGAACGTATAATTTATTTGCCAACACGCTTCCTCGATATGGAATCGATGTGAAATTTGTAGACGGTACTGATCCAGAAGCTATTGAAGCTGCGATTACGGATAAAACCAAAGCTATCTTTGGTGAAATCATCACCAATCCGAGTCTATATATCTTTGATGTCGAAACAGTGGCTGATATTGCGCATCATCATGGCATTCCTTTAATTATAGATAATACATTTGCACCTTATGTTGCCAAACCGCTGACTTGGGGCGCAGATATTGTCGTTCACTCTGCCACAAAATGGATCGGCGGACATGGTACAACGATTGGCGGTATTGTTGTAGACAGCGGCAGATTTGACTGGAACAATGAGAAATTCCCTGACTTTATTGAGCCGGATGAAAGCTATAACGGCTTAAAATATGCGGATTTGGGACCAGCCGCTTTTATTACGAAATTGCGTGTTCAGTTATTACGTGATATTGGCCCTGCACTCAGTCCGCAAAGCGCCTTTTTATTACTGCAAGGATTGGAAACATTGCATCTACGAATCAAGCAGCATAATGAAAATGCGGAAAAACTGGCCGCTTATCTGGAAAAACATCCTGCAGTAGAATGGATTAACTACCCAGGGTTAGAGTCACACCCATCCCACCAGCTTGCTAAAAAATATTTAAAAGGCGGCTTTGGTTCCGTTATTACGTTTGGGATTGAAGGCGGCCGTGATGCAGGCCGTACTTTAATTGATAATGTAGAGCTCTGGTCTCATGTTGCCAATGTCGGGGATGCCAAATCACTGATTATTAACCCTGCTTCTACAACGCACCAGCAGCTAACAGCTGAGGAATTGAAAAAAAGCGGAACACCAGAGGAATTGGTCCGTTTATCAGTCGGTCTGGAAGCATTCGATGATATAGTAGCTGACTTGGATCAAGCCATTGATAAAGCAACAGGAAAATCACTGGGAAATCAACAATCTGCTGAAGAAATAGCGGTACAAAATTTGTTGCAATCTCCATTTGACCGCAGCGAAGGCGTCCGTAAGAAACGGATTGTTACTATTGGTATCGCGGATGAAGACATTGTACCTCTATATAAATTGGGTTATGAGGTTATTCCGGCAGCAGATACAGATGAGGTGACAACAGATATACTGACTGGAGCTGATGCAATTTGGCTGCAGGAAGGCAAAGCGGTACCA